The Rhodoflexus caldus genome has a window encoding:
- a CDS encoding SDR family oxidoreductase: MKGKVVVITGGSSGIGKALAEVFGRKGSHVVITGRDVNALRETEQYLKNQGISIVAVQADVTLPADNERMAKVAIEKFGKIDILINNAGISMRALFEEVDLNVVKKVMDINFYGVLYATQACLPSIIANKGSVVGISSIAGYRGLPGRTGYSASKFALQGFLEVLRTEMIPKGVHVLTACPGFTASNIRMRSLTKDGSPQGESPRDESKMMSAEECAEHIYNAVVKRKKILILTLVGKLTVFMNKWFPGWMDTIVMKYMAQEANAPLKG; the protein is encoded by the coding sequence ATGAAAGGAAAAGTTGTTGTCATTACCGGTGGTTCTTCCGGCATTGGAAAGGCACTGGCCGAAGTTTTTGGACGCAAAGGCTCTCATGTTGTCATTACAGGAAGAGATGTAAATGCGCTGCGAGAAACGGAGCAATACCTTAAAAATCAGGGCATTAGCATAGTTGCTGTTCAGGCGGATGTTACGCTGCCGGCCGATAATGAGCGCATGGCAAAAGTTGCAATTGAAAAGTTCGGTAAGATAGATATATTAATTAACAATGCCGGTATTTCCATGCGGGCACTTTTTGAGGAGGTAGATTTGAACGTTGTTAAAAAGGTGATGGATATTAACTTTTACGGCGTTCTTTATGCTACTCAGGCTTGTCTTCCTTCCATTATTGCCAATAAAGGTTCCGTAGTAGGTATTTCTTCGATTGCAGGCTATCGCGGGTTGCCCGGCCGAACGGGATATTCTGCTTCCAAGTTTGCTTTACAGGGCTTTTTGGAGGTTCTGCGCACGGAAATGATACCTAAGGGCGTGCATGTGCTGACGGCCTGTCCCGGTTTTACAGCCTCTAATATTCGGATGCGCTCTTTGACAAAAGACGGCAGCCCGCAGGGAGAGTCCCCGCGCGATGAGTCCAAAATGATGAGTGCAGAGGAATGTGCGGAGCATATTTACAACGCTGTTGTAAAGCGCAAAAAAATACTGATACTCACGCTGGTGGGTAAACTGACGGTATTTATGAACAAATGGTTTCCCGGATGGATGGACACCATTGTGATGAAGTACATGGCTCAGGAAGCCAATGCTCCGCTCAAAGGTTGA
- a CDS encoding inorganic phosphate transporter — translation MFGLEFSLAIVLALCILCALVFEFINGFHDTANAVATVIYTNSLRPVPAVVWSGVWNFIGVLTGGISVAMAIINILPIDTILDTDVGHSVALVLAILLTAIFWNLGTWYLGLPCSSSHTLIGSIIGAGFGYSLLNADVATSAVNWGEAQKIGMALLFSPLLGFGLTVFLMFLLRFVFQADNKIFKEPPKGEAPPWWIRTILILTCTGVSYSHGSNDGQKGIGLVMLVLVSFAPVYFALDVSKDSAELGKGLAHFQQTVRQIDLHELAKSDSAKLASINGKLTWMQGELTKYGSLENLPQNERFEFRKSILLAEKFFRDAEKNNMPGISKEQLASVKADMKLITPFTNYAPVWVILAVALSLGLGTMVGWKRIVVTIGEKIGKQHLTYAQGASAEMVAAGTIGLASALGLSVSTTQVLSSGIAGSMVASNGLKNLQGGTIKNILIAWLLTFPVCMAGAGTLFLIIRWFID, via the coding sequence ATGTTTGGACTCGAATTTTCTCTGGCAATAGTATTAGCCCTTTGCATACTTTGTGCCCTCGTTTTTGAATTTATTAACGGCTTCCACGATACGGCTAATGCGGTTGCCACTGTAATTTACACAAATTCTTTGCGGCCTGTTCCGGCGGTTGTATGGTCTGGTGTGTGGAATTTTATTGGTGTATTGACAGGCGGTATTTCCGTGGCAATGGCTATTATCAATATTTTACCGATTGATACGATTCTGGATACAGACGTAGGCCACAGCGTTGCGTTGGTGCTGGCTATTTTGCTGACTGCCATTTTCTGGAATCTGGGCACATGGTATCTCGGATTGCCTTGTTCCAGCTCGCATACGTTAATTGGTTCTATCATTGGCGCGGGGTTTGGCTATTCGCTGCTGAATGCGGATGTGGCAACCAGTGCGGTAAACTGGGGGGAGGCGCAAAAAATAGGCATGGCATTGCTGTTTTCGCCTCTGCTTGGCTTCGGCTTAACGGTTTTCTTAATGTTTTTACTGCGCTTTGTATTTCAGGCCGACAATAAAATTTTTAAAGAACCGCCCAAAGGCGAAGCACCTCCTTGGTGGATTCGCACCATCTTAATTCTGACCTGCACCGGTGTGAGCTACTCTCACGGCTCCAATGACGGCCAAAAAGGGATAGGTTTGGTAATGTTGGTGCTGGTAAGTTTTGCACCTGTTTACTTTGCACTCGATGTGAGCAAAGACAGCGCTGAATTGGGCAAAGGCCTTGCGCATTTTCAGCAAACCGTTCGGCAAATAGATTTGCACGAGCTGGCAAAAAGCGACAGTGCCAAACTTGCTTCCATCAACGGAAAGCTGACATGGATGCAAGGTGAGCTTACTAAATACGGTTCTTTGGAAAATTTGCCACAGAACGAACGGTTCGAGTTTCGCAAGTCCATCCTATTGGCAGAAAAGTTTTTCCGCGATGCAGAAAAGAACAATATGCCCGGTATCAGCAAAGAGCAATTGGCTTCCGTAAAGGCCGATATGAAGCTGATTACCCCATTTACCAATTATGCACCTGTATGGGTAATTCTTGCCGTAGCGCTGTCGCTGGGTTTAGGAACCATGGTAGGTTGGAAACGAATTGTAGTTACCATTGGCGAAAAAATAGGTAAACAACACCTGACCTATGCGCAAGGTGCAAGTGCCGAGATGGTAGCCGCCGGAACCATCGGGCTGGCATCTGCGCTGGGGCTTTCCGTAAGCACTACGCAAGTGCTTTCTTCGGGCATTGCGGGTTCTATGGTAGCTTCCAACGGCCTTAAAAACCTGCAAGGAGGAACTATTAAAAACATTCTGATTGCTTGGCTGCTTACCTTTCCGGTGTGTATGGCAGGCGCAGGAACTTTGTTCCTGATAATCAGATGGTTTATAGATTAG